The Brachyspira sp. SAP_772 genome includes the window TAAACAGGGGAATAAGAATAACACTCATAGATAAAAGAGAGTCAAAACCTGTAAGTAATGAGTTTTATTATGAGGGCGGTATAGAGATGTTTATTACTCACCTCAATGAAAACAAAAAAACATTACATGATAAACCAATATATTTGCATAAGGCAGAAGATAAAACAGATGTAGAAGTTGCTATGCAATATGTTGATGCTTATAATGAAAATATATTCACATATTGTAACAACATAAACACTACAGAAGGCGGTACACATTTAGTAGGATTTAGAACAGCTCTAACAAGAGTTTATACAGATTTTGCTAAAAGATTAGAATTAGATAAAAAAAATAAAATAACATTCATGGGAGAAGATACAAGAGAAGGTTTAGTTGCTGTAGTATCTGTAAAAATACCTAATCCTCAATTTGAAGGTCAAACAAAGACAAAATTGGGTAATACTGAGGTTCGTGCTGTAACAGAAAAACTTGTAGTTGAAGGGTTAAATGATTATTTCTCACAAAACCCTAAAGTAATAAAAGCAATACTTGAAAAAATAATATCAGCAGCAAATGCAAGAGAGGCCGCAAGAAGAGCTAGAGATTTAGCAAGAAGAAAAAATGCTTTAGAGAGCGATTCTTTGCCAGGTAAATTAGCCGACTGTTCTGAGCAGGAAGTAGATAAATGTGAAGTATATCTTGTAGAGGGAGACTCTGCAGGCGGTACTGCTAAAGGCGGAAGAGACAGACATTTCCAAGCTATACTACCATTAAGAGGTAAAGTATTAAACGTTGAAAAAGCAAGACTCGATAAAATAATAGATACAGACAGTTTAAAACCAATAATAGCTGCTTTGGGCTGCGGAGTTGGTTCTTCTTTTGATATATCTAAAATAAGATACGGAAGAATTATCATAATGGCTGATGCTGATATTGACGGCTCTCATATAAGAACTTTACTTTTAACTTTCTTCTTTAGATATATGCGTCCTTTAATAGATCTGGGACATATATTTATAGCTGTTCCTCCTCTATACAAAATTAGTTTTGATAAGAAAAATTTTGTTTATGCCTACACCGATGAACAGAGAGATAAAATATTAGAAGAAAATAAAGACAGAAAATATGATATACAAAGATATAAAGGTTTGGGTGAAATGAATGCTGACCAATTATGGGAAACTACTATGAACCCAGAAACAAGACTTATGTATCAGGTATTAACAGAAGATGCTGAAAAGGCAGATCAATTATTCTCTATGCTCATGGGTGATGAGGTTAAGCCTAGAAGAGAGTTTATTGAAGCTAATGCAAAATATGTTAAAAATTTGGATGTATAATTTTTACTATATAGATAAATAACTATATTTTGTAATTTCTTATTTTATTAAACTTTTATGCAGTGTTACGCAGCTAAAAGAAGTTTCTTATACTTTGGTGTGTACTTTGTTAAGAGTTTTTATACTTTGGATACATTTTGCAAAAGTGCAGATATTTAGCTTTATATATTTGTAAGATATGTAAAAAATGCACTCTTTTACAAAGCATATTCAAAGTATATAGATTATTATTATATCAATAAAATAGCTGTAGAAAAGTTGTTGCTAATATATAAAAAGTTAAAATTTTTTAGCATATAAAGCTGTTTGACTTTTCTAACTTTTATTTTATAATATTTCATATTAATAATTGATTTTTCATGTTAAAGATATATATTTTATTTAAGGAGGTAAAATTATGGATAATATATATGATTTAATTATAGTAGGAGGCGGCCCGGGTGGAATTGCTGCTGCTGTTGAGGCTGCTATACTTCAAATGCAAAAAGTGCTTCTTATAGAAAAAGGTGATAATCACTCTACTACTATTAGAAAATTTTATAAAGATGATAAAAGAGTAGACAAAGATTATAAAGGCGAAGCTTTAGATTTGAAAGGCAACATAAAATTTGAAACAGCAACTAAAGGCGATGTATTAGATTTATTTAGCGAATGTTTGTTTGGAAACTACATTGAAGCTATGTTTAATACTGAAGTTGAATCTATTAAAAAGAATGGTGAATATTTAGAAGTTACTACTGTTGATAATAAGAGTTATACTGCTAAATATGTTGTAGCTTCTATTGGTAAAATGGGAAGACCTAATAGACCTGATTATAATATACCTGCTAGTTTGAATGCTGTTGTAAACTTTAATATTTACAAATGTAAAGAAAATGAGAAAGTATTAGTAGTTGGAGGCGGAAACTCTGCTGTTGAGTATGCTTATCTTTTAGGTAAGGATAATGATGTTACAATTAATTATAGAAAAGCTGAGTTTACAAGACCTAATGAAAAGAACTTAGAAACTATTAAAGAAGATATTGCTAGTGGAAAAGTAAAACCAAGATTAGGTGTTGATATAAAATCTATAGAAGACAGCAACGGAAAAGTATTAGTACATTATGCTGATGGTGTTGATGATACTTATGACAGAGTGATATATGCTTTAGGAGGAGTTGCTCCAATAGATTTCTTAAAGAGATGTGATATAGAGTTAGATGAAAGCGGGGTGCCTATAGTTAATGAAATACATGAAAGTTCTGTTAAAAACTTATTTATAGCTGGAGATATATTATATAAATCTGGAGGTTCTATTGCTAAGGCTTTGAATGCTGGATTTGATATAGTTAAGCATATAGATACGTTAATGAAAAAATAATTTTGTTAGTAGGAGTATAAATTAAAATGTTAAAAGTACTTGCAGTTTGTGCTAATGGTTCTGGAACTAGTTTAATGATGGTAGAAAAAATTAAAAAAGTTTTAGAAAGTTTTAACATAAAATATGCTCAAATAGAACATTCTGATTTACAGAACAATAAAATAGATGAATATAATTTAATATTTTGCCCTTTTGCTTTTTTAGAAAGAGTAAAAGAAGCTGTAAAAGGTGATGCTAAAATTATAGGCATTAAAAACATATTATCTGAAGAAGAGTTTAAAAAACAAATTATAGATTCAGGTAATTTAGAAGAATTAAAAAAATTATAATAATTTTTTTAAATAATAAAAAGCGAAAGGTTAATTAAATCCCTTCGCTTTTTTTATTATAATGTTTTC containing:
- the gyrB gene encoding DNA topoisomerase (ATP-hydrolyzing) subunit B, producing the protein MATGEKTYSSKNIQVLEGLDPVRKRPGMYIGSTGSQGLHHLVYEVVDNSIDEAMAGFCKNITVTIKKDNVIEVEDDGRGIPVDMHPKLKISALEVVMTKLHAGGKFDNETYKVSGGLHGVGVSVVNALSTELIAEVSKDGKLYRQIYHRGIPEEPVKEVGKSNKTGTKVTFTADPEIFETTIYDYKILANRLRELAFLNRGIRITLIDKRESKPVSNEFYYEGGIEMFITHLNENKKTLHDKPIYLHKAEDKTDVEVAMQYVDAYNENIFTYCNNINTTEGGTHLVGFRTALTRVYTDFAKRLELDKKNKITFMGEDTREGLVAVVSVKIPNPQFEGQTKTKLGNTEVRAVTEKLVVEGLNDYFSQNPKVIKAILEKIISAANAREAARRARDLARRKNALESDSLPGKLADCSEQEVDKCEVYLVEGDSAGGTAKGGRDRHFQAILPLRGKVLNVEKARLDKIIDTDSLKPIIAALGCGVGSSFDISKIRYGRIIIMADADIDGSHIRTLLLTFFFRYMRPLIDLGHIFIAVPPLYKISFDKKNFVYAYTDEQRDKILEENKDRKYDIQRYKGLGEMNADQLWETTMNPETRLMYQVLTEDAEKADQLFSMLMGDEVKPRREFIEANAKYVKNLDV
- a CDS encoding NAD(P)-binding domain-containing protein, yielding MDNIYDLIIVGGGPGGIAAAVEAAILQMQKVLLIEKGDNHSTTIRKFYKDDKRVDKDYKGEALDLKGNIKFETATKGDVLDLFSECLFGNYIEAMFNTEVESIKKNGEYLEVTTVDNKSYTAKYVVASIGKMGRPNRPDYNIPASLNAVVNFNIYKCKENEKVLVVGGGNSAVEYAYLLGKDNDVTINYRKAEFTRPNEKNLETIKEDIASGKVKPRLGVDIKSIEDSNGKVLVHYADGVDDTYDRVIYALGGVAPIDFLKRCDIELDESGVPIVNEIHESSVKNLFIAGDILYKSGGSIAKALNAGFDIVKHIDTLMKK
- a CDS encoding PTS sugar transporter subunit IIB, with product MLKVLAVCANGSGTSLMMVEKIKKVLESFNIKYAQIEHSDLQNNKIDEYNLIFCPFAFLERVKEAVKGDAKIIGIKNILSEEEFKKQIIDSGNLEELKKL